Within the Erigeron canadensis isolate Cc75 chromosome 6, C_canadensis_v1, whole genome shotgun sequence genome, the region CGAAACAAACAACCAGTTATACTTGGGAAACATATAAGATTGATTACAAAGAACAATTTTTCacatctttattatatatatttgtatgaatCATGGAAGCATACCTCCTTGTCAAATCTTGTATTTGGTGCCAAAAATCTATTGCCTTGGCTATAGATGGTAGGAGATGCACTACCACCAATTGCATACATTTCCCAATGTGTATAGTCGTTGTTCACCACATGGAAATATCCATGTCTACATCTGCAAGATTTAAAGAAATATGTCTAGAAACTTCACTAAAACTTAGCATGCATCAAAAAGTATacactatataaaaaaaagtgtgtCTTAATAAATTTGAGTTAAATTTTACCACTCCAATAGGAGTAGTATGTAAATGTACCTTGGCATTCTTTGAACAAGCCCTTCACCAAAATGGTTGAAAGCAATGGTGACTTGCATTGCTTTATCTTGTGTATAGCTATCACTATGTCCCAATAACATAACTTTATCATGATGAGTCATGTAATTGTTAGATATAGTGATGGCTGTAGATCCATGTATAGCATCAATAAGTCCATCATGACAACTAGACAATGAACAATGATCAATCCAGATATGTTTACTTGCGAAAATCGCAATCCCATCTCCATCAGATTGTGTCCACCAACCCGAATGATGTGGTGAGTTTCTAATGTTACCATTCCCAGCCTGCTTACAATCATGTATATGAATCCCATGTATGATTATATTAGTAGCATAATGTATAGTAATACATGGCCCATTTCCAATATGCACATTCACACCCCTTCCATCGATAGTCTTGAACGAATTCATAACGAGCTCTTGGCGCAATTGTATCACCATGTCGCGTTTAAAGATGATCCATAACGGTTCATCTTGAATAACAGCATGTCTTAGGGTCCCTGGAACCGGGTTCACAGGGTTATCGTTTCCGGGGTCAGTGACAACATATATCTTGCCATTTCGCCCTCCTAAAGCGTTCTTTCCAAACCCAATAGCGCAGTCAGCTAGCCTTTGGCGATTTGTGGCCCAATTTGAGTCACACCTCCAGCAATCGTCAATCGGGTTGCCAGTGCTGCAAGAGAGGTAACCCAAGTTTCTCCTAGAAGCATTATTGATACTTTGGTGAACTTCATCAATTACTGAATCTGGTGTTTGATTGGGTGATGAAAAAACAATGGTGAGTGAAGAAAGCAAGATGATCAATGGCAAGAAATTGGAGGCCATTTGTGATAGAAGCTATCTACCTAGGAAGGGGTGAGTGTAATGAGTGTCTATGGGATGTATATATAGTGTATGTGTGTAtgattttgtaaattaatttgaagacattaattaattaagatatacATAGTATATAGTTTAAATAAACCATTTAGATATTAATCATATGGATGGATGGAGTAAAAATGTAGCCGTGATACATGGCGCAATTTATATGGTGTTGGTGTAATTTGGGGGAAAGTGGTGGTTATGTTTTTCTTGGAGTTCCCATTGGGATTGGTTTATTCGGTTAGGATTTGAACTTTTTTAACTGTATGATGCCGGTAGTTTCTTTCTTCTTAAAGTATGTAATAAATATCATAATGGATcgtttaaaatatgttgtattAATCAAGTTCACGTTAGACACACTATAAAACAATACCTTATGATTAGGAAAATTAACCCGTAATAACTCGTCCAAAAATACGTCAATATATTAAAGGAAAACCTTGACCCTTTTAGACTCAAATCTGTGTCTTCCAAATTCAAATCTTCACAAAACACTTTTGTACCGTTGCGCGCTATTAACCCGTTGGTTAGAGTATTGTGTGATCATTTTCAAACTCAtttttaatctattttcaaaaattttaatcaaaaaaagaaaaatttattaGTTGGACAAACTCTTGGTAATGTTAGTTATTGTTTGTTAActtttactattttattttataagtat harbors:
- the LOC122603816 gene encoding pectate lyase, with translation MASNFLPLIILLSSLTIVFSSPNQTPDSVIDEVHQSINNASRRNLGYLSCSTGNPIDDCWRCDSNWATNRQRLADCAIGFGKNALGGRNGKIYVVTDPGNDNPVNPVPGTLRHAVIQDEPLWIIFKRDMVIQLRQELVMNSFKTIDGRGVNVHIGNGPCITIHYATNIIIHGIHIHDCKQAGNGNIRNSPHHSGWWTQSDGDGIAIFASKHIWIDHCSLSSCHDGLIDAIHGSTAITISNNYMTHHDKVMLLGHSDSYTQDKAMQVTIAFNHFGEGLVQRMPRCRHGYFHVVNNDYTHWEMYAIGGSASPTIYSQGNRFLAPNTRFDKEVTKHENAGESEWRNWNWRSEGDLMLNGAYFTESGGGASSSFARASSLSGRPSTLVGAMTRTAGALVCRKGSHC